A single region of the Sulfitobacter geojensis genome encodes:
- a CDS encoding putative rhamnosyl transferase yields the protein MQTIGICRFSYPGDGGFQVEHATLQERMDYLYAPARMAERFATFETMTLPPLMAQSDDDFTLLIVIGESLPARYLDRLHAAVEHMPQAVIRAYPPAPHRKIMQEAINTVRRFDGDACLQFRMDDDDAVACSYIERLREAAQDVLPLAAKHRHIAIDFNQGFIARPSARGLDVAPTNTPYTTAALALMFQPDLPLSVMNFAHMKVGQKMPTVTFSGQDMLIRGHNDYNDSRQKPGIKAPRLTPLDASGKAHFKATYAIDTDAVAAAFAALSSD from the coding sequence ATGCAAACAATTGGCATCTGCCGCTTTTCCTACCCCGGTGACGGCGGGTTTCAAGTAGAACACGCCACCCTGCAAGAGCGCATGGACTACCTATATGCGCCCGCGCGGATGGCCGAACGTTTCGCGACCTTCGAAACCATGACATTGCCCCCGCTTATGGCGCAATCAGACGATGACTTTACCCTATTGATCGTGATCGGTGAAAGCCTGCCGGCCCGTTACCTCGACCGGCTGCACGCCGCAGTCGAACACATGCCCCAGGCGGTGATCCGTGCCTATCCCCCTGCCCCGCATCGCAAAATCATGCAAGAAGCGATCAATACTGTGCGCCGGTTTGACGGCGACGCCTGCCTGCAATTCCGTATGGATGACGATGACGCCGTGGCCTGCAGCTATATCGAACGCCTGCGCGAAGCAGCGCAGGATGTTTTGCCCTTGGCCGCCAAACACCGCCATATCGCAATTGATTTCAATCAGGGTTTCATCGCGCGACCCTCTGCACGGGGCCTTGATGTCGCCCCGACCAATACGCCTTATACCACCGCTGCGCTGGCTTTGATGTTCCAGCCGGACCTGCCGCTCAGCGTGATGAACTTCGCCCATATGAAGGTCGGGCAAAAGATGCCGACTGTGACGTTCTCGGGGCAGGATATGCTGATCCGTGGTCACAACGACTATAATGATTCCCGCCAGAAGCCTGGTATCAAAGCGCCGCGTCTGACACCGCTCGATGCCTCTGGAAAGGCGCATTTCAAAGCGACCTACGCCATTGACACAGATGCCGTCGCCGCCGCTTTTGCGGCGTTATCCTCCGATTGA
- the rpsL gene encoding 30S ribosomal protein S12, whose amino-acid sequence MPTIQQLIRKPRQPKRKTSKSMHLEQCPQKRGVCTRVYTTTPKKPNSAMRKVAKVRLTNGFEVISYIPGESHNLQEHSVVLIRGGRVKDLPGVRYHILRGVLDTQGVKDRKQRRSKYGAKRPK is encoded by the coding sequence ATGCCAACGATCCAACAGCTGATCCGCAAGCCGCGCCAGCCGAAACGCAAGACTTCTAAATCCATGCACCTTGAGCAGTGCCCGCAAAAGCGCGGCGTTTGCACACGTGTATATACAACCACGCCAAAGAAACCGAACTCCGCGATGCGGAAAGTGGCCAAGGTTCGCCTGACCAACGGTTTCGAAGTGATTTCCTATATCCCGGGTGAAAGCCACAACCTTCAGGAGCACTCTGTGGTTCTGATCCGCGGCGGTCGTGTGAAAGACCTTCCCGGTGTGCGCTACCACATCCTGCGCGGTGTTCTGGATACACAGGGCGTTAAAGACCGTAAGCAGCGTCGTTCCAAGTACGGTGCCAAGCGTCCGAAGTAA
- the rpsG gene encoding 30S ribosomal protein S7, producing the protein MSRRHAAEKREVLPDAKYGDLVLTKFMNNLMIDGKKSVAESIVYNAMTRVEDKIKRAPIEVFHEALENIQPSVEVRSRRVGGATYQVPVEVRPERRVALAIRWLIKAARARNENTMEERLAGELLDAVQSRGTAVKKREDTHKMADANKAFSHYRW; encoded by the coding sequence ATGTCACGCCGTCACGCCGCTGAAAAACGCGAAGTACTGCCAGACGCCAAGTATGGCGATCTGGTTCTGACCAAATTCATGAACAACCTGATGATCGACGGTAAAAAGTCCGTTGCTGAAAGCATTGTTTACAACGCCATGACCCGCGTTGAAGACAAGATCAAACGCGCACCGATCGAAGTGTTTCACGAAGCGCTGGAAAACATCCAGCCTTCCGTCGAAGTACGTTCACGTCGCGTTGGCGGTGCCACCTATCAGGTACCTGTCGAAGTACGCCCCGAGCGTCGCGTTGCGCTTGCGATCCGCTGGTTGATCAAAGCCGCCCGTGCGCGCAACGAGAACACCATGGAAGAGCGCCTTGCAGGCGAGCTTCTGGACGCTGTTCAGTCTCGCGGTACAGCCGTGAAGAAACGCGAAGACACGCACAAGATGGCCGATGCGAACAAAGCATTCAGCCACTACCGCTGGTAA
- the fusA gene encoding elongation factor G, with protein MARDYPLELYRNFGIIAHIDAGKTTCSERILYYTGKEHNIGEVHDGAATMDWMEQEQERGITITSAATTTFWERTEDGMTPDSPKHRMNIIDTPGHVDFTIEVERSLAVLDGAVTVLDGNAGVEPQTETVWRQADRYKVPRIVFVNKMDKIGADFFNCVAQIEDRTGATAVPIGVPIGAETELEGLVDLVTMEEWVYEGEDLGASWVKRPIRADLQDMAKEWRGKLIEAAVEMDDEAMEAYLMDGAEPDVPTLRKLIRKGCLSLSFVPVLGGSAFKNKGVQPLLNAVVDYLPSPLDVVDYMGFKPGDEEEVRDIPRRADDDMAFSGLAFKIMNDPFVGSLTFTRIYSGVLNKGDTLLNSTKGKKERVGRMMMMHAIDREEITEAFAGDIIALAGLKDTTTGDTLCAVNDPVVLETMTFPDPVIEIAVEPKTKADQEKMSTGLARLAAEDPSFRVETDLESGQTIMKGMGELHLDILVDRLKREFKVEANIGAPQVAYRETISREAEIVYTHKKQSGGSGQFAEVKMIITPTEPGEGYSFESRVVGGSVPKEYIPGVEKGIKSVMDSGPLAGFPVIDFKVALIEGKFHDVDSSVLAFEIAARMGMREGMKKAGAKLLEPVMKVEVITPEEYTGGIIGDLTSRRGQVQGQDTRGNAIAIDAFVPLANMFGYINTLRSMSSGRANFSMQFDHYEGVPQAISDEIQAKFA; from the coding sequence ATGGCACGCGACTACCCCCTCGAACTGTATCGCAACTTTGGTATCATCGCGCACATCGACGCGGGCAAGACCACATGTTCCGAACGTATCCTGTATTACACGGGCAAAGAGCATAACATCGGCGAAGTGCATGATGGTGCGGCAACAATGGACTGGATGGAGCAGGAGCAGGAACGGGGTATTACAATTACTTCCGCTGCGACAACCACCTTCTGGGAGCGCACCGAAGACGGCATGACACCGGATTCCCCCAAGCACCGCATGAACATCATCGACACGCCCGGCCACGTTGACTTCACCATTGAAGTTGAGCGTTCGCTGGCCGTTCTCGATGGCGCGGTTACTGTTCTTGACGGTAACGCAGGTGTTGAGCCACAGACCGAAACGGTTTGGCGTCAGGCCGACCGCTATAAAGTGCCACGCATCGTGTTCGTTAACAAAATGGACAAAATCGGCGCGGACTTCTTTAACTGTGTTGCACAGATCGAAGACCGTACCGGCGCGACAGCTGTGCCAATCGGCGTTCCAATCGGTGCCGAAACCGAGCTTGAAGGTCTGGTTGACCTCGTCACCATGGAAGAGTGGGTATACGAGGGCGAAGACCTTGGTGCGTCATGGGTGAAGCGCCCAATCCGTGCCGACCTGCAGGACATGGCCAAAGAATGGCGCGGCAAGCTGATCGAAGCTGCTGTGGAAATGGACGATGAGGCAATGGAAGCGTACCTGATGGACGGGGCTGAGCCCGACGTTCCAACACTGCGCAAACTGATCCGCAAGGGCTGCTTGTCCTTGTCCTTCGTCCCAGTTCTGGGCGGTTCCGCGTTTAAGAACAAAGGCGTTCAGCCGCTGCTTAACGCTGTTGTCGACTATCTGCCGAGCCCGCTCGACGTTGTTGACTACATGGGCTTTAAACCCGGAGACGAAGAAGAAGTTCGTGACATCCCGCGTCGTGCGGATGATGACATGGCGTTCTCCGGCCTTGCCTTCAAAATCATGAACGACCCCTTCGTGGGCTCGCTGACCTTCACACGTATCTACTCCGGTGTTCTGAACAAGGGCGATACGCTTTTGAACTCCACCAAGGGCAAGAAAGAACGTGTTGGTCGTATGATGATGATGCACGCCATCGACCGTGAAGAAATCACCGAAGCATTCGCGGGCGACATCATCGCGCTGGCGGGTCTGAAAGACACCACAACAGGTGACACGCTGTGCGCCGTAAACGATCCTGTGGTTCTGGAAACGATGACCTTCCCTGATCCGGTGATCGAGATCGCGGTTGAGCCTAAAACCAAGGCTGACCAAGAGAAGATGTCGACCGGTCTGGCCCGCCTGGCTGCCGAGGATCCATCCTTCCGCGTTGAGACTGACCTTGAGTCCGGTCAGACGATCATGAAGGGCATGGGCGAACTTCACCTCGACATTCTGGTTGACCGTCTGAAGCGTGAATTCAAGGTTGAAGCCAACATTGGTGCGCCTCAGGTTGCTTACCGCGAAACCATCTCTCGTGAAGCTGAAATCGTATACACCCACAAGAAGCAGTCGGGTGGTTCGGGCCAGTTCGCGGAAGTGAAGATGATCATCACGCCAACAGAGCCGGGCGAAGGCTACTCCTTCGAATCTCGCGTTGTTGGTGGTTCGGTACCCAAGGAATATATTCCGGGTGTTGAAAAGGGTATCAAATCTGTCATGGACTCCGGTCCGTTGGCGGGCTTCCCCGTGATCGACTTCAAAGTTGCGTTGATTGAAGGTAAATTCCACGACGTTGACTCCAGCGTACTGGCGTTTGAAATCGCGGCCCGCATGGGTATGCGCGAAGGCATGAAGAAAGCCGGCGCAAAACTGCTCGAGCCTGTGATGAAAGTCGAAGTGATCACACCGGAAGAATACACCGGCGGCATCATCGGCGACCTGACATCACGTCGCGGTCAGGTGCAGGGTCAGGACACACGCGGTAACGCGATTGCCATCGACGCATTCGTGCCACTGGCGAACATGTTCGGCTACATCAACACCTTGCGGTCCATGTCTTCGGGTCGTGCGAACTTCTCCATGCAGTTCGATCACTACGAAGGTGTGCCACAGGCGATCTCTGACGAGATTCAGGCAAAGTTTGCATAA
- the rpsJ gene encoding 30S ribosomal protein S10 — protein MAQSQNIRIRLKAFDYRVLDTSTQEIVNTAKRTGASVRGPIPLPNKIEKFTVLRGPHVDKKSRDQFEIRTHKRLLDIVDPTPQTVDALMKLDLAAGVDVEIKLQS, from the coding sequence ATGGCACAAAGCCAAAATATCCGCATCCGGTTGAAGGCGTTTGATTACCGCGTGCTGGACACTTCCACACAAGAAATCGTCAACACCGCCAAGCGTACCGGCGCATCTGTTCGTGGCCCGATTCCGCTGCCGAACAAGATCGAAAAGTTCACCGTTCTGCGTGGCCCGCACGTCGACAAGAAATCCCGTGACCAGTTCGAAATCCGCACGCACAAGCGTCTGCTGGATATCGTTGATCCGACCCCCCAGACCGTTGACGCGCTGATGAAGCTCGACCTCGCCGCTGGTGTGGACGTCGAGATCAAGCTGCAGTCATAA